In a single window of the Pseudohongiella acticola genome:
- a CDS encoding non-ribosomal peptide synthetase, with translation MPNTQSTLDAIAEIIESISGVSRSDLGPDTDLLDLGLDSLMFVRIGRVLESQYRVDISMKRFYDELSNLRALADYLSIHGQPQALEQGSEQPPVADTESDPALSQQSFAAQTVARSVTAPVSATASISTTFDPTKAADINTVMSAHMALMRRYLNGVAAGATNVPEGGAPNAMGKSVAATQSPASQSGQEHSDALDTRKKFSGIETQKASLTEQQQTFVTELVSRLSQRCQRSKQMAEEGKTWLADWKYSLQFKQDLKELRFPVVCATASGSRFTDVDGNEYVDIAMGMGVHYFGHSPAFIDRAVQAQLTQNLALGPQSRLAPEVARRVCALTGHQRAAFFVTGSDAVMLALRLVRAARAREKVVMFAGAYHGICSDVLAAQGENGAVPMSPGLTQGMVSDLVVLDYDAPESLDRIRAMGDQLAGVLVEPVQSRNPALQPQRFLRQLRALCTELDIPLIFDEMVNGFRQAAGGMQEWFGVKSDLSTYGKIIGGGYPLSVIAGNADLMQWIDGGVWRYGDDSAPLADSIATGGTHNKHPVALAAASAVLDHIEGNPGLFDTSRMRMIQLADRINVWFERNAVPLRLTYFGTQFKFESYASSLELELFFYLLLEKGIYTWELHVANLSTEHTQSDADQLFAAVAYAVESLRAGGFGFRAEKLRRQYVPMSSVQKRLYAITQRDGAEKPYHLAGAWRLQGSVDAARLEDCIHQVIIRHESLRTAFVVVDGEFYQRIVAEPRFFLDRIELKQSATLTSTVDALLDDYIQPFNLLEPPLLRVGLATEEDGSHLLLMDVHHIVADGLSMNVVLQEILALYDDVRLEPVRSQARHVHDTVDQYLVGEQSNQDARFWCDALSPYIGTQDEFDLSPDYDRPPVTSFAGKRIALKLEPDATAALHQFCSKTRISTFGALFAVFVAWTWRYTRQQHFIVGLPASGRPDAAADNAVGMFVNTLAFPADVDESDSVTDFLKQVRDRLFDVQQHSDYPFSAVLNDLKVSHGTNRNPLFDVMFSYENAGSRTIKTRSFAGETLCQYEGAGMFDISMDLIEAENSILINCAYAESLFSDATMSTRLTEYLRLLETLVTGQAETLLDWVQAASKVPGTADSLAVVENKLAAKEPLPETIWSQWLWQLAAGKHDIALIEGELELTYAEVDEQVRKTAFTLFNLYGVRPGDRVVVNLDASVDLMVAMLALFSMGAVYVPVTPDTPLKRLRQIVQKCGARHLLYATGHVIVAELDGDDAVECIAMVDIDSAALPTTQHQTLLPPQVDDPAYVIFTSGSTGEPKGVEILHSGIGNAVAWRIRSYRLSPADTTLQMPSPSFDASLIDILSALLSGGKLIILDTASKRSVERIRETIEKYRVSAMLLTPTLYRVLLDQIAPNMASLRFVTLAGEKLPIDLMQAHFVSAPAVELWNEYGPTECSVVVSAARMMPDDERVTIGRPIFNTRVHILDERERPAPTGVWGRLWVSGVGLAKGYVGDDAATQSKFRCLPAVENMRCYDTGDVVRILDTGELQFRGRDDSQVKVNGYRIELEDVEAALRSELKLSEVATRVVDNGTSASLHGWIVADAEPSGWRDALQAKLPAWMVPVSLHLVDTLPALASGKLNRQALNLPEGAVTEKGTPAATDVLPGSNHLGLLLQHCQEILARPGLKPSDNYFNIGGDSIQAIVLASRLNEAGFVLDVNDLFRTPVLSELARRIRSKDSRTLNVLPSAENILPTPMQSWFYANCNGNPDAFTQAAWLDLPAAMTLAQLTLLCRHWASQHSVFQETCALVALGQGKQTDVLPIEALVHCSGNDSGDVTDLDAVAVSARADISLHNGPLMKVVLLSGQTQKKNREKDRKKAQTQRALVVFHHFIVDAVSWQVLQSQWALLWQDMVADNPLRTLPEGATLRQFASALHSDEARHKALLEAPFWQSQVANVRRAFAVEPTGNASRQFNKRLSQALSLAPDVAETLLVTGHRIFRSRGSDLLLAAFTDAVANVCDLDTVTVLMESNGRAQTYTDADFSSTLGWLTSAYPLTVETSGSVTGADWMWKIERVRDRVRRVPEQGVGYGVLRYVVEHEALTATTPEFAFNYLGRFSHQPGTEFAILEDSPAGDQLGELGLMPALELVCFADDAGLHVSMSADSGCVDAKLLKRLLMTFQQRSHELADYCNSLDAVVLPAPIDFVESDWQLESYLGLLKTNAIDRQDVASIVPVTAMQSGLIYHARSRPTDLAYLEQVDFRLQGVVATKLAAAFQSLLDDFPLLRASFIVGSEGRTAQLIRNEVKLPVLIHDISDQNPDTQQQTIDAACDADREQQFDISQPPLMRVQIFSLDKPKKRSKTAQEQNQKQRSGQAGRVHVIWTHHHLIMDGWCIGILFERLMASYLEPHSVIADVSAMDNDRLNQRYFHWLASQDQNSALAYWSTLLAGVERPTRLRAWPDPVAATLPVGQTGGREDTDYQLRQHTVQLPADLTSAMQAWGASRNATLSSVIRLTWAVLLARFSNNTDVVYGTVVSGRPPEVAGIDRAVGLFINTVPVRFKLDAALTANDALTLVQEQANNSRSHEYLSLADIKDAAADLQAREPLFDHLIVLENYPMDASLRGAAGAPESNDSISISDIRAFERTDLPLNLVIVPSGESLEATFLFDSSVYPCSQIEHLAEHFVHLSRVLEQRSGQALGNIDLLTEADRGWLFEQWNQRLSNYPSEQTLYDLYCDTVDNFGDRTAIHDEVGSISHADLQARVQSVAAGLLQNDAFVPGCRVALWLPRNRDMIVGMLAVLAAGGSYVALDPVYPEVRLRFIMQDSSAALVLTAAGMAEVTLGSPMADIAALADTAPDSAGRPNLPTVGQESAAYVIYTSGSTGQPKGCQISHQNVVRLLRNDDFDFDFDHNDIWTAAHSFCFDFSVWEMYGALLNGGALVIPSADEVRNIEKFVDLVARHKVTVLNQTPAAFYQFSRVALKRSVRELDALRMVIFGGDSLVSSRLASWVDTFPTSRVKLINMYGITETTVHVTYREVDEADISSGLRLNLVGRPLPETGVWIVDGNGSLQPPGVAGEIVISGSGVGMGYLNRDELNPRKFSVLEAAGGERCYWSGDVGYISVEHGLVYLGRSDQQVQVRGFRVECEEIARSHEEHQSVSEALVVPIENIHGTELVAYLIGDETAAPAHWRPWLATRLPEYMIPSYTVWLDALPLTANGKVDRNALPDPVSIVPSPDDGVSDEIETKIISAWRQVLAHEHIGPQSNFFDVGGHSLKALTLVDVLQTQFGLTLAVADVFELPTPRQQAVLCERAVPGESSSDDDLGAFLEDVGLDELEALISGVSDQRQDS, from the coding sequence ATGCCCAATACACAATCAACACTGGACGCCATCGCTGAGATTATCGAATCGATCAGTGGTGTCAGTCGCAGCGACCTGGGGCCGGATACCGACCTGCTGGATCTTGGACTCGATTCGCTGATGTTCGTCCGCATCGGGCGGGTGCTTGAAAGTCAGTATCGCGTCGATATTTCCATGAAACGTTTTTATGATGAGTTGTCCAATCTGCGGGCACTGGCAGATTACCTGAGCATACACGGGCAGCCCCAGGCATTGGAGCAGGGTTCTGAACAGCCCCCGGTAGCGGATACCGAGTCTGACCCTGCGCTATCGCAACAGTCATTTGCAGCGCAGACCGTCGCCCGGTCAGTGACAGCACCCGTGTCAGCCACTGCGTCAATCAGTACAACATTCGACCCGACCAAGGCTGCTGATATCAATACAGTGATGTCAGCTCATATGGCGTTGATGCGTCGCTACCTGAATGGGGTCGCCGCGGGCGCCACGAACGTGCCGGAGGGGGGGGCGCCGAATGCCATGGGTAAGTCTGTTGCCGCGACTCAATCCCCGGCTTCACAATCGGGTCAGGAACACAGTGACGCGCTAGATACACGTAAAAAGTTCAGCGGCATTGAGACGCAGAAGGCGTCCTTGACTGAACAGCAACAAACATTTGTGACCGAGCTGGTGTCACGGCTTTCGCAACGTTGTCAGCGCAGCAAACAGATGGCGGAAGAAGGCAAGACCTGGCTTGCTGACTGGAAATATTCTCTGCAGTTCAAACAGGATCTGAAAGAACTACGGTTCCCGGTAGTCTGTGCCACGGCATCGGGCTCCCGATTTACTGATGTTGACGGTAACGAGTATGTCGATATCGCGATGGGAATGGGCGTGCATTATTTTGGCCATTCACCGGCGTTTATTGACAGGGCGGTGCAGGCACAGCTGACACAGAATCTGGCGTTGGGGCCGCAGTCGCGGTTGGCGCCTGAGGTCGCCCGCAGAGTGTGCGCCCTGACCGGTCATCAGCGAGCTGCATTTTTTGTCACCGGTTCTGATGCTGTCATGCTGGCGCTGCGACTGGTGCGTGCGGCACGCGCGCGTGAAAAAGTCGTGATGTTTGCGGGTGCCTATCATGGTATTTGCAGCGATGTATTGGCAGCTCAGGGAGAAAACGGCGCCGTACCCATGTCGCCTGGCTTGACACAGGGCATGGTCAGCGACCTGGTGGTGCTGGACTATGATGCGCCCGAATCCCTTGATCGCATCAGGGCGATGGGCGATCAATTGGCGGGCGTGCTGGTGGAACCGGTACAGAGCCGCAATCCGGCGCTGCAGCCACAGCGTTTCCTGCGTCAGTTGCGCGCCCTGTGTACCGAGCTGGACATACCTCTGATCTTTGATGAAATGGTCAATGGCTTTCGTCAGGCAGCCGGAGGCATGCAGGAATGGTTCGGTGTAAAGTCTGATCTGTCTACCTACGGCAAGATCATTGGTGGTGGTTATCCGTTGAGTGTCATCGCGGGCAATGCAGACCTGATGCAATGGATAGATGGCGGTGTCTGGCGCTATGGCGATGACAGTGCCCCGCTGGCGGATTCCATTGCAACCGGGGGGACCCACAACAAACATCCGGTCGCGTTGGCTGCCGCATCCGCCGTTCTTGATCACATCGAAGGCAATCCGGGTCTGTTCGACACCAGCCGGATGCGGATGATTCAACTGGCAGACCGTATCAATGTCTGGTTCGAACGTAATGCCGTGCCGCTAAGGCTTACCTACTTCGGCACGCAGTTTAAATTTGAAAGTTATGCTTCGTCACTGGAACTGGAACTGTTTTTCTACCTGCTGCTGGAAAAGGGCATCTATACCTGGGAATTGCATGTAGCCAATTTGTCGACAGAGCATACTCAGTCTGATGCAGACCAGTTGTTTGCGGCCGTCGCTTATGCCGTGGAATCGCTACGCGCCGGTGGCTTCGGGTTTCGTGCGGAAAAATTGCGGCGACAGTATGTGCCGATGTCTTCGGTGCAGAAACGACTCTATGCAATAACGCAACGCGACGGCGCCGAGAAACCCTATCATCTTGCCGGCGCCTGGCGACTGCAGGGAAGTGTGGATGCCGCCCGCCTGGAAGATTGCATTCATCAGGTCATCATTCGCCATGAATCTCTGCGTACGGCCTTTGTTGTGGTTGATGGCGAGTTCTATCAGCGCATCGTGGCTGAGCCGCGTTTCTTTCTTGATAGAATTGAGCTGAAACAATCAGCGACACTGACGTCCACGGTAGATGCCCTGCTGGATGACTACATCCAGCCTTTTAATCTGCTGGAGCCACCCTTATTGCGAGTCGGCCTGGCGACTGAAGAAGACGGCAGCCACCTGCTGCTGATGGACGTGCATCATATTGTGGCTGACGGTTTGTCGATGAATGTAGTGTTACAGGAAATTCTCGCACTCTACGATGACGTACGGCTTGAACCTGTGCGCAGCCAGGCTCGCCATGTGCACGATACGGTTGATCAATACCTGGTTGGTGAGCAGTCAAATCAAGATGCCAGATTCTGGTGCGACGCGCTGTCTCCCTATATCGGGACACAGGATGAATTTGACCTGTCTCCGGATTATGACAGACCCCCGGTAACCAGCTTTGCCGGTAAGCGCATCGCGCTGAAACTGGAGCCCGACGCCACTGCGGCGTTACACCAGTTCTGTTCGAAAACCCGTATTTCGACCTTTGGTGCCCTGTTCGCGGTTTTTGTCGCCTGGACCTGGCGTTATACGCGTCAGCAACATTTCATTGTTGGCTTGCCTGCGTCAGGACGACCGGATGCCGCCGCCGATAATGCGGTCGGCATGTTTGTTAACACGCTGGCGTTTCCGGCCGATGTTGACGAGTCGGACAGTGTGACAGACTTCCTGAAACAGGTGCGTGACAGACTGTTTGACGTGCAACAGCATAGTGATTATCCGTTTAGTGCAGTGTTAAATGATTTGAAAGTGAGTCATGGCACTAATCGAAATCCCTTGTTTGATGTCATGTTCTCCTATGAGAATGCCGGATCGCGGACCATCAAAACCCGGTCCTTCGCAGGCGAAACGCTATGCCAGTACGAAGGCGCCGGAATGTTCGACATCAGTATGGACCTGATAGAGGCTGAAAACAGTATCCTGATCAATTGCGCCTACGCAGAGAGCCTGTTCAGTGACGCAACCATGAGCACCCGGTTAACTGAATACCTGCGCTTGCTGGAAACATTGGTAACCGGTCAGGCCGAAACGCTCCTTGACTGGGTGCAGGCAGCCAGCAAGGTGCCTGGGACCGCTGACTCATTGGCAGTCGTCGAGAATAAACTGGCGGCAAAGGAGCCATTGCCGGAAACAATCTGGAGTCAATGGCTTTGGCAACTTGCCGCGGGAAAACATGATATTGCCCTGATCGAGGGCGAGCTCGAACTGACCTATGCAGAGGTTGATGAACAGGTCAGGAAGACCGCATTCACGTTGTTTAACCTGTACGGTGTCAGGCCGGGCGACCGGGTTGTGGTGAACCTGGATGCTTCCGTCGATTTGATGGTTGCCATGCTGGCGCTGTTCTCCATGGGCGCGGTTTATGTGCCGGTGACTCCGGATACACCACTGAAACGCTTGCGACAGATTGTACAGAAATGCGGCGCTCGTCATCTGCTTTACGCTACAGGACACGTCATTGTTGCAGAGCTTGATGGCGATGATGCTGTGGAATGCATTGCCATGGTCGACATTGACAGTGCCGCGCTGCCAACAACGCAGCACCAGACACTGTTGCCGCCGCAAGTCGATGATCCGGCTTATGTGATTTTTACTTCTGGTAGCACCGGTGAACCCAAAGGCGTGGAAATTCTGCATTCGGGTATTGGCAATGCAGTTGCCTGGCGAATTCGAAGTTATCGTCTGAGCCCTGCTGATACAACATTGCAGATGCCCAGTCCGAGCTTTGATGCATCACTGATAGACATCCTGAGCGCACTGCTCAGCGGTGGCAAGCTGATCATTCTTGATACCGCGTCCAAGCGATCTGTTGAACGCATCAGGGAAACCATTGAAAAATATCGGGTCAGTGCCATGCTACTGACGCCCACGCTCTATCGTGTATTGCTTGACCAGATTGCGCCGAATATGGCTTCGCTCAGATTTGTTACGCTGGCCGGTGAGAAATTGCCAATTGACCTGATGCAGGCCCATTTTGTCAGTGCGCCCGCGGTGGAACTATGGAATGAATACGGACCTACTGAGTGCAGTGTTGTAGTCAGCGCAGCCCGAATGATGCCTGATGATGAACGTGTCACTATTGGCCGGCCGATATTTAATACCCGGGTTCATATTCTTGACGAGCGCGAACGGCCAGCACCAACGGGTGTGTGGGGGCGACTCTGGGTCAGCGGTGTCGGCCTGGCAAAAGGTTATGTCGGGGATGACGCAGCAACACAGAGTAAATTCCGCTGCCTGCCGGCAGTGGAAAATATGCGTTGCTATGACACAGGCGATGTCGTTCGTATTCTGGACACCGGCGAACTGCAATTCAGAGGCCGTGACGATAGCCAGGTTAAGGTTAATGGTTATCGCATCGAACTGGAAGACGTGGAAGCCGCGCTACGTAGCGAGCTAAAGCTGAGTGAAGTTGCCACCAGGGTCGTCGACAACGGCACCAGCGCAAGCTTGCATGGATGGATTGTTGCTGACGCAGAGCCCTCCGGTTGGCGTGATGCATTGCAAGCGAAGTTGCCTGCCTGGATGGTGCCGGTAAGCCTTCACCTCGTCGACACCTTGCCGGCGCTTGCAAGTGGCAAACTGAACCGCCAGGCATTGAACCTGCCTGAGGGAGCCGTGACAGAAAAAGGTACACCCGCGGCGACTGATGTTTTACCCGGCAGCAACCACCTGGGGCTATTACTACAACACTGTCAGGAGATTCTGGCGCGCCCGGGCCTTAAACCAAGCGATAACTATTTTAACATCGGCGGTGACTCGATTCAGGCCATTGTATTGGCATCAAGATTGAATGAGGCGGGCTTTGTTCTTGATGTAAACGATCTGTTTCGTACCCCGGTATTGTCGGAGCTCGCACGCAGAATCAGGTCGAAAGACAGCAGGACGTTGAACGTGTTGCCGTCAGCCGAGAATATTCTGCCGACGCCTATGCAGAGCTGGTTCTATGCCAATTGCAATGGCAATCCGGATGCCTTTACCCAGGCTGCCTGGCTGGACTTGCCGGCAGCCATGACACTGGCACAGTTGACCCTGCTATGCCGACACTGGGCAAGTCAGCATTCGGTATTTCAGGAAACCTGCGCCCTGGTTGCGCTGGGACAGGGCAAGCAGACCGATGTTTTGCCAATAGAAGCGCTAGTACATTGTAGCGGAAATGACAGTGGCGACGTCACTGATCTGGATGCTGTTGCAGTATCGGCACGAGCGGACATCAGTCTGCACAACGGCCCCCTGATGAAGGTTGTGTTGCTGTCGGGCCAGACCCAGAAAAAAAACCGGGAAAAAGACCGGAAAAAGGCCCAGACCCAGCGCGCGCTTGTTGTATTTCATCATTTCATCGTCGACGCCGTTTCCTGGCAGGTGTTGCAGTCTCAATGGGCACTGTTGTGGCAGGACATGGTCGCTGACAACCCCTTACGCACACTGCCCGAAGGTGCCACGCTGCGCCAGTTTGCCAGTGCTCTGCACAGTGACGAAGCCCGGCACAAAGCACTACTGGAAGCGCCTTTCTGGCAGTCACAGGTGGCGAACGTCAGGCGTGCCTTTGCTGTTGAACCGACGGGCAATGCCAGTCGACAGTTCAACAAGCGATTGAGCCAGGCCTTGAGTCTCGCGCCGGACGTAGCAGAAACGTTGTTAGTGACCGGGCATCGCATTTTCCGCAGCAGAGGCAGTGACCTGTTGCTGGCAGCATTCACTGATGCTGTCGCCAATGTGTGCGACCTTGATACTGTCACGGTGTTGATGGAGTCAAATGGCCGTGCACAGACTTACACTGATGCTGATTTTTCATCGACACTGGGCTGGCTGACGTCGGCCTACCCTCTGACTGTCGAAACGTCTGGCTCGGTCACTGGTGCAGACTGGATGTGGAAAATCGAACGTGTCCGTGACCGAGTGCGAAGGGTGCCTGAGCAGGGAGTGGGTTACGGTGTGCTCAGGTATGTCGTTGAACATGAAGCCCTGACAGCAACGACACCAGAGTTTGCGTTCAATTATCTGGGGCGCTTCAGTCATCAACCGGGAACGGAATTTGCTATTCTGGAGGACAGTCCTGCAGGAGACCAGCTGGGCGAGCTTGGTCTGATGCCTGCGCTGGAATTGGTCTGTTTTGCAGATGACGCTGGCCTGCATGTATCCATGTCGGCAGATTCTGGGTGCGTCGACGCTAAGCTGCTGAAGCGGCTACTGATGACATTCCAGCAGCGATCACATGAGCTTGCCGATTATTGCAATTCTCTGGATGCTGTTGTGCTTCCTGCACCCATAGACTTTGTTGAGTCTGACTGGCAGTTGGAGTCTTATCTTGGACTGTTGAAGACCAACGCTATTGATCGCCAGGATGTCGCCAGTATCGTGCCGGTGACAGCGATGCAGAGCGGGCTGATATACCACGCCAGAAGCCGTCCCACAGACCTGGCCTATCTGGAACAGGTGGACTTCAGGCTGCAGGGTGTTGTGGCGACTAAACTGGCAGCGGCGTTCCAGTCTTTGCTCGATGACTTTCCCTTGCTACGGGCGTCGTTTATCGTTGGCAGTGAGGGTCGAACGGCTCAGCTGATCCGGAATGAGGTTAAATTGCCGGTTCTGATTCACGACATCAGTGATCAGAATCCCGATACACAGCAACAAACAATTGATGCGGCATGTGATGCGGACAGGGAACAGCAGTTCGATATTTCGCAGCCGCCCTTGATGCGAGTGCAGATATTTAGTCTGGATAAACCCAAAAAGCGTTCTAAAACAGCACAAGAACAAAACCAGAAGCAACGTTCGGGGCAAGCTGGCAGAGTTCATGTTATCTGGACCCATCATCATCTCATCATGGATGGTTGGTGCATCGGCATTCTGTTTGAACGCTTAATGGCCAGTTACCTCGAGCCACACTCCGTTATCGCGGATGTATCGGCAATGGATAACGATCGGCTGAATCAACGCTACTTTCACTGGCTGGCCAGTCAGGACCAAAACAGTGCATTAGCATACTGGTCGACATTGCTTGCTGGCGTCGAACGTCCGACCCGATTGCGCGCCTGGCCGGATCCGGTCGCTGCAACGCTGCCGGTAGGCCAGACTGGGGGCAGGGAAGACACGGATTACCAGCTTCGGCAGCATACTGTGCAGTTGCCGGCGGACCTGACATCAGCCATGCAGGCCTGGGGTGCTTCACGGAATGCTACTCTGAGCAGTGTCATCAGGCTGACCTGGGCGGTGTTACTGGCCAGGTTTAGCAATAATACCGATGTTGTTTATGGCACTGTTGTTTCCGGAAGACCACCTGAGGTTGCCGGTATTGACCGCGCAGTCGGACTTTTTATTAATACGGTACCGGTACGCTTTAAACTGGATGCGGCGCTCACTGCCAATGATGCTCTGACATTGGTGCAGGAGCAGGCGAATAACAGTCGTAGCCATGAATATCTCAGCCTGGCCGATATTAAGGATGCCGCCGCAGATTTGCAGGCGCGTGAGCCACTGTTTGATCACCTGATTGTGTTGGAAAACTATCCAATGGATGCCTCATTGCGCGGTGCGGCAGGAGCACCCGAAAGCAACGACAGCATCAGTATTTCCGATATTCGGGCTTTTGAACGTACCGATTTGCCACTGAACCTGGTGATTGTGCCATCGGGTGAGTCTCTTGAGGCCACCTTCCTTTTTGATTCTAGCGTTTACCCCTGCTCACAGATTGAACATCTTGCTGAACATTTTGTACATCTGTCGCGGGTGCTGGAACAACGTTCCGGGCAAGCCCTGGGTAACATTGATCTGTTGACTGAGGCAGATCGTGGCTGGTTGTTTGAACAATGGAACCAGCGACTGTCGAACTACCCTTCGGAACAGACACTCTACGACCTGTACTGCGATACCGTCGATAATTTCGGTGACCGCACTGCCATACATGATGAGGTGGGCAGTATCAGCCATGCTGATTTGCAGGCGCGGGTGCAATCGGTGGCGGCGGGTCTGCTGCAGAATGACGCGTTTGTACCCGGTTGCCGTGTTGCACTCTGGCTGCCCCGCAATCGCGACATGATTGTCGGCATGTTGGCAGTGCTGGCAGCAGGTGGCAGTTACGTTGCTCTGGATCCTGTATACCCTGAGGTGCGGCTTCGTTTTATTATGCAGGACAGCTCGGCAGCGTTGGTGCTGACGGCTGCCGGCATGGCCGAGGTGACATTAGGTTCGCCAATGGCAGACATTGCTGCGCTTGCGGACACGGCACCCGATTCTGCGGGAAGACCAAATCTGCCCACAGTCGGGCAGGAAAGCGCGGCTTACGTCATCTATACCTCCGGTTCCACTGGCCAGCCTAAAGGTTGCCAGATTTCGCATCAGAACGTTGTTCGCCTGCTGCGCAATGATGACTTTGATTTCGATTTTGATCACAACGATATCTGGACAGCGGCCCATTCATTCTGCTTTGATTTTTCTGTGTGGGAGATGTACGGTGCCCTGCTGAATGGTGGCGCACTAGTGATACCGTCGGCAGACGAGGTGCGAAATATTGAAAAATTTGTCGACCTGGTAGCGCGGCACAAGGTCACGGTATTAAATCAGACGCCGGCGGCTTTTTATCAATTTTCCAGAGTGGCCCTGAAGCGGTCAGTGCGGGAATTAGACGCGCTGCGAATGGTCATTTTTGGTGGCGACTCGCTCGTCAGCAGCCGTCTGGCGTCTTGGGTCGACACATTCCCGACCAGCCGCGTGAAACTGATCAACATGTATGGCATAACGGAAACCACAGTGCATGTGACCTATCGGGAAGTAGACGAAGCTGACATCAGCAGTGGCTTGCGACTCAATCTGGTCGGCCGCCCGCTGCCGGAAACCGGCGTCTGGATTGTTGACGGCAATGGCAGCCTGCAACCGCCGGGCGTTGCCGGTGAAATCGTGATCAGTGGCAGTGGCGTAGGCATGGGTTATCTTAATCGCGATGAATTGAACCCCCGCAAGTTTTCGGTTCTGGAAGCTGCTGGTGGCGAACGCTGTTACTGGTCGGGTGATGTCGGTTATATCAGTGTTGAGCATGGCCTGGTGTATCTCGGACGCAGTGATCAGCAGGTTCAGGTGCGCGGATTCCGCGTCGAATGCGAAGAAATTGCTCGCTCTCATGAAGAGCACCAGAGTGTTTCGGAGGCTCTGGTTGTGCCGATTGAAAATATACATGGCACAGAACTGGTCGCCTACCTGATTGGTGATGAAACGGCTGCGCCTGCGCACTGGCGCCCCTGGCTGGCGACTCGACTGCCAGAATACATGATTCCTTCGTATACGGTCTGGTTGGATGCGCTGCCGCTGACGGCTAACGGCAAGGTTGACCGAAATGCGTTACCCGATCCGGTTAGTATCGTGCCATCACCTGACGATGGTGTGTCAGATGAGATCGAAACAAAGATCATCAGTGCCTGGCGACAGGTGCTTGCACATGAGCATATTGGACCCCAGAGCAACTTCTTTGATGTCGGCGGGCACAGCCTTAAAGCGCTGACACTGGTCGATGTGCTACAAACCCAGTTTGGTTTGACACTGGCCGTTGCGGATGTGTTTGAGCTACCGACACCACGCCAGCAGGCTGTGTTGTGTGAACGTGCTGTTCCGGGCGAGTCATCATCCGACGACGACCTGGGGGCCTTTCTTGAGGATGTAGGGCTCGATGAGCTTGAAGCGTTGATCTCGGGTGTATCCGACCAGCGACAGGATAGTTGA